The sequence TTCTTCTTAAAACCAGATTTAATGAAAGcttaaatctgtgttttaaaataataatttttggtAAATTCCTtacttattgttttgtttttgctcttttagGTATCACCAGGTAAAGCCAATGTTTGAAACAAATTACTCTGAAGTGTCTCAATTTGTGTTGCTGGGACTTTCTACCTATAGACCAGTGCAGcattttctccttgctttctctACCGTGTTTTATGTAACAATTGTTCTGGGAAACCTTTTTGTTGTGTTTACAGTGACTTTTGACCCATACTTACATTCCCCCATGTACTTCCTTTTAGCCAATCtctcatttattgatttgtgccTTTCTACCTTAACAGTTCCTAAGATGATTCATAACCTATGCTCTGGGTACAAAACCATATCCTTTCAGGGCTGTGTCATCCAAATATTTGCCCTTCATGTCCTGGGTGGATCTGAGATGGTCCTGCTCATCACCATGGCCTTGGACAGATATGTGGCCATATGCAAGCCCCTCCACTACCTGACTACCATGAGCCCACAGATGTGCATTTTGCTTCTGTCCGGTGCTTGGGTTATTGGCCTCATTCATGCAGTGGTCCAGGTAGCTTTTGTTGTCCATTTGCCTTTTTGTGGTCCTAATGAGATAGATAGCTTTTACTGTGACCTTCCTTGGTTTATCAAACTTGCCTGCACAGACACCTACAGAATGGAATTCATGGTTACTGCCAACAGTGGGTTCATTTCCATGGGCACCTTCTTCTTATTGCTCATGTCCTATATCTTCATCCTGGTCACTGTATGGAAACGTTCCTCAGGTGGTTTGTCTAAAGCCTTTTCTACTCTGTCAGCTCACATCACTGTGGTGGTTTTGTTCTTCGGACCGTGCATCTTTGTTTATGTGTGGCCATTTCCCACAGTGCCAGTGGATAAGTTTCTTGCCATTTTGGACTTTATGATCACACCCATTCTGAATCCCATTATCTACACATTGAGGAACAAGGACATGAAGATGGCAATGAAAAGACTGAGTAGTCAATTCCTGAGTTTGAGAATGATCTCCTAAATAGCTCATGGGAAAACAAGTGGTGCCTTCTGCAAGCAATACTGTATGGATAAGTGTTGAAGGGTTATATACTATCTTAagacaatttatttttcagtagaaCAAAAATCTCAGATAGTTTATTCCATGTTAATGGTCAGTGGTGTgattatatgcatatttatttatctaagaccattttgcctattttaaaatgttaaaataccgAAAACCTGCATTTTGTGTGGCTCATGAATTTGAAGTCACCATGCTGTATTTGCAGAGCAATGGTGTAAACAAAGTTTTCTGTGTTACTGGATTGGAATATATTCTCATGTAGACAGAATGATTGattcttacaacttttttttttttttg comes from Panthera tigris isolate Pti1 chromosome B3, P.tigris_Pti1_mat1.1, whole genome shotgun sequence and encodes:
- the LOC102969581 gene encoding olfactory receptor 4F6-like, which codes for MFETNYSEVSQFVLLGLSTYRPVQHFLLAFSTVFYVTIVLGNLFVVFTVTFDPYLHSPMYFLLANLSFIDLCLSTLTVPKMIHNLCSGYKTISFQGCVIQIFALHVLGGSEMVLLITMALDRYVAICKPLHYLTTMSPQMCILLLSGAWVIGLIHAVVQVAFVVHLPFCGPNEIDSFYCDLPWFIKLACTDTYRMEFMVTANSGFISMGTFFLLLMSYIFILVTVWKRSSGGLSKAFSTLSAHITVVVLFFGPCIFVYVWPFPTVPVDKFLAILDFMITPILNPIIYTLRNKDMKMAMKRLSSQFLSLRMIS